From Equus asinus isolate D_3611 breed Donkey chromosome 14, EquAss-T2T_v2, whole genome shotgun sequence, one genomic window encodes:
- the IGFALS gene encoding insulin-like growth factor-binding protein complex acid labile subunit — translation MEPGPAELGWPVTGRWLPQRWRNPEGRSSRPRQTHPARCLPAACSARGMALRRGGLALAVLLVSWAARGPCGLEAAEPGGPGDAEGLQCPAVCTCGHDDYTDELGVFCSSRNLTRLPDGIPAGTRALWLDGNNFSSVPAAAFQNLSGLGFLNLQGSWLAGLEPQALLGLQNLYHLHLERNQLRSLAARTFLHTPGLASLGLNNNLLSRVDEGLFQGLSNLWNLNLGWNSLAVLPDTAFQGLANLRELVLAGNKLAYLQPALFCGLAELRELDLSRNALRSVKANVFVKLPKLQKLYLDHNLIAAVAPGAFLGMKALRWLDLSHNRVGSLLEDTFPGLLGLHVLRLSHNAIAGLRPRTFKDLHFLEELQLGHNRIRQLPEKAFEGLGQLEVLTLNNNQIQEVRPGAFLGLFNVAVMNLSGNCLRNLPEQVFQGLGKLHSLHLEGSCLGRLRPHAFAGLSGLRRLFLKDSGIVAVEEQSLWGLGELLELDLTSNQLTHLPGRLFHGLGKLEYLLLARNRLSALSADALGPLQRAFWLDVSHNHLEALPEGVLSQLGRLHYLSLRNNSLRTFVPQPPSLERLWLEGNPWDCSCPLQALRAFALQHPTVVPRFVQAVVEGDDCQPAVYNYNNITCASPPGVLGLDLRDISEAHFAHC, via the exons ATGGAGCCCGGGCCAGCAGAGCTGGGCTGGCCGGTGACAGGACGCTGGCTGCCCCAGCGGTGGAGAAATCCAGAGGGCAGGAGCAGCCGGCCCCGGCAGACGCACCCTGCTCGCTGCCTGCCTGCGGCCTGCTCTGCACGCGGGATGGCCCTGAGGAGAG GAGGCCTGGCCCTGGCGGTGCTGCTGGTCTCCTGGGCGGCACGGGGCCCCTGTGGCCTGGAGGCCGCAGAGCCCGGAGGACCGGGGGACGCTGAGGGCCTGCAGTGCCCGGCCGTCTGCACCTGTGGCCACGACGACTACACGGACGAGCTGGGCGTCTTCTGCAGCTCCCGGAACCTCACGCGGCTGCCGGATGGCATCCCAGCTGGCACCAGGGCCCTGTGGCTGGATGGCAACAACTTCTCCTCTGTCCCCGCGGCGGCCTTCCAGAACCTCTCAGGCCTGGGCTTTCTCAACCTGCAGGGCAGCTGGCTGGCCGGCCTGGAGCCCCAGGCACTGCTGGGCCTGCAGAACCTGTACCACCTGCACCTGGAGCGGAACCAGCTGCGCAGCCTGGCGGCCCGCACCTTCCTGCACACGCCGGGCCTGGCCTCGCTCGGCCTCAACAACAACCTCCTCAGCAGGGTGGACGAGGGCCTCTTCCAGGGTCTGAGCAACCTCTGGAACCTCAACCTCGGCTGGAACAGTCTGGCCGTGCTCCCCGACACGgccttccagggcctggccaaCCTCCGGGAGCTGGTACTGGCAGGCAACAAGCTGGCCTACCTGCAGCCCGCGCTCTTCTGCGGCCTTGCCGAGCTGCGGGAGCTGGACCTGAGCAGGAATGCCCTGAGGAGCGTCAAGGCCAACGTCTTCGTCAAGCTGCCCAAGCTCCAGAAGCTCTACCTGGACCACAACCTCATCGCCGCCGTGGCCCCCGGCGCCTTCCTGGGCATGAAGGCGCTGCGCTGGCTGGACCTGTCGCACAACCGCGTGGGCAGCCTCCTGGAGGACACCTTCCCGGGCCTGCTGGGCCTGCACGTGCTGCGCCTGTCGCACAACGCCATCGCCGGCCTGCGGCCCCGGACCTTCAAGGACCTGCACTTCCTGGAGGAGCTGCAGCTCGGCCACAACCGCATCCGGCAGCTGCCGGAGAAGGCCTTCGAGGGCCTGGGCCAGCTGGAGGTGCTCACACTCAACAACAACCAGATCCAGGAGGTCAGGCCGGGCGCCTTCCTCGGCCTCTTCAACGTGGCTGTCATGAACCTCTCTGGCAACTGTCTGCGGAACCTTCCAGAGCAGGTGTTCCAGGGCCTGGGCAAGCTGCACAGTCTGCACCTGGAGGGCAGCTGCCTGGGCCGCCTCCGCCCGCACGCCTTCGCCGGCCTCTCGGGGCTGCGCCGGCTCTTCCTCAAGGACAGCGGCATCGTGGCCGTGGAGGAGCAGAGCCTGTGGGGGCTCGGGGAGCTCCTCGAGCTGGACCTCACCTCCAACCAGCTCACGCACCTGCCCGGCCGGCTCTTCCACGGCCTCGGCAAGCTGGAGTACCTGCTCCTCGCCCGCAACCGGCTGTCGGCACTGTCGGCGGATGCCCTGGGGCCCCTGCAGCGCGCCTTCTGGCTGGACGTGTCGCACAACCACCTGGAGGCCCTGCCCGAGGGGGTCCTCTCGCAGCTGGGGCGGCTGCATTACCTCAGCCTCAGGAACAACTCCCTACGGACCTTCGTGCCGCAGCCCCCTAGCCTGGAGCGCCTGTGGCTCGAGGGCAACCCCTGGGACTGCAGCTGCCCCCTCCAGGCCCTGAGGGCCTTCGCCCTGCAGCACCCCACCGTCGTGCCACGCTTCGTCCAGGCCGTGGTAGAGGGGGATGACTGCCAGCCCGCCGTGTACAACTACAACAACATCACCTGTGCCAGCCCTCCTGGCGTCTTGGGCCTTGATCTGCGGGACATCAGCGAGGCCCACTTTGCTCACTGCTGA
- the NUBP2 gene encoding cytosolic Fe-S cluster assembly factor NUBP2 isoform X1, with amino-acid sequence MEAAAEPGNLAGVRHIILVLSGKGGVGKSTISTELALALRHAGKKVGILDVDLCGPSIPRMLRAQGRAVHQCDSGWVPVFVDQEQSISLMSVGFLLEKPDEAVVWRGPKKNALIKQFVSDVAWGQLDYLVVDTPPGTSDEHMATVDALRPYSPLGALVVTTPQAVSVGDVRRELTFCRKTGLRVVGLVENMSGFVCPHCAECTNVFSRGGGEELARHAGVPFLGSVPLDPELTRSLEEGRDFIREFPKSPAFPALSSIAQKILNETPAQLP; translated from the exons ATGGAGGCGGCCGCGG AGCCTGGAAACTTGGCCGGCGTCCGGCACATCATCCTCGTCCTCTCGGGAAAGGGGGGTGTTGGGAAAAGCACCATCTCCACGgagctggccctggccctgcgCCACGCGGGCAAAAAG GTGGGGATCCTCGACGTGGACCTGTGTGGCCCCAGCATCCCCCGCATGCTCCGGGCACAGGGCAGGGCTGTGCACCAGTGTGACAGTGGCTGGGTGCCTGTCTTTGTGGACCAGGAGCAGAGCATCTCCCTCATGTCCGTGGGCTTCCTCCTGGAGAAGCCGGACGAGGCCGTGGTGTGGAGAGGCCCCAAGAAGAACG CGCTGATAAAGCAGTTTGTGTCTGACGTGGCCTGGGGACAGCTGGACTACCTGGTTGTGGACACACCCCCAGGGACCTCTGATGAGCACATGGCCACTGTGGATGCCCTGCGCCCCTATAGTCCCCTGGGGGCCCTCGTGGTCACCACACCACAG GCGGTGTCCGTGGGGGACGTGAGGCGGGAGCTGACCTTCTGTAGGAAGACGGGCTTGCGGGTGGTCGGGCTCGTGGAGAACATGAGCGGCTTCGTCTGCCCGCACTGCGCG GAGTGCACCAACGTCTTCTCCAGGGGAGGTGGCGAGGAGCTGGCCAGACATGCTGGAGTCCCCTTCCTAG GCTCTGTGCCCCTGGACCCCGAGCTCACAAGGAGCCTGGAGGAGGGCCGAGACTTCATCCGGGAGTTCCCCAAGAGCCCTGCGTTTCCCGCCCTCTCCTCCATAGCCCAGAAGATTCTAAACGAGACGCCTGCTCAGCTCCCCTGA
- the NUBP2 gene encoding cytosolic Fe-S cluster assembly factor NUBP2 isoform X3, with translation MLRAQGRAVHQCDSGWVPVFVDQEQSISLMSVGFLLEKPDEAVVWRGPKKNALIKQFVSDVAWGQLDYLVVDTPPGTSDEHMATVDALRPYSPLGALVVTTPQAVSVGDVRRELTFCRKTGLRVVGLVENMSGFVCPHCAECTNVFSRGGGEELARHAGVPFLGSVPLDPELTRSLEEGRDFIREFPKSPAFPALSSIAQKILNETPAQLP, from the exons ATGCTCCGGGCACAGGGCAGGGCTGTGCACCAGTGTGACAGTGGCTGGGTGCCTGTCTTTGTGGACCAGGAGCAGAGCATCTCCCTCATGTCCGTGGGCTTCCTCCTGGAGAAGCCGGACGAGGCCGTGGTGTGGAGAGGCCCCAAGAAGAACG CGCTGATAAAGCAGTTTGTGTCTGACGTGGCCTGGGGACAGCTGGACTACCTGGTTGTGGACACACCCCCAGGGACCTCTGATGAGCACATGGCCACTGTGGATGCCCTGCGCCCCTATAGTCCCCTGGGGGCCCTCGTGGTCACCACACCACAG GCGGTGTCCGTGGGGGACGTGAGGCGGGAGCTGACCTTCTGTAGGAAGACGGGCTTGCGGGTGGTCGGGCTCGTGGAGAACATGAGCGGCTTCGTCTGCCCGCACTGCGCG GAGTGCACCAACGTCTTCTCCAGGGGAGGTGGCGAGGAGCTGGCCAGACATGCTGGAGTCCCCTTCCTAG GCTCTGTGCCCCTGGACCCCGAGCTCACAAGGAGCCTGGAGGAGGGCCGAGACTTCATCCGGGAGTTCCCCAAGAGCCCTGCGTTTCCCGCCCTCTCCTCCATAGCCCAGAAGATTCTAAACGAGACGCCTGCTCAGCTCCCCTGA
- the NUBP2 gene encoding cytosolic Fe-S cluster assembly factor NUBP2 isoform X2, whose product MEAAAEPGNLAGVRHIILVLSGKGGVGKSTISTELALALRHAGKKVGILDVDLCGPSIPRMLRAQGRAVHQCDSGWVPVFVDQEQSISLMSVGFLLEKPDEAVVWRGPKKNALIKQFVSDVAWGQLDYLVVDTPPGTSDEHMATVDALRPYSPLGALVVTTPQAVSVGDVRRELTFCRKTGLRVVGLVENMSGFVCPHCAALCPWTPSSQGAWRRAETSSGSSPRALRFPPSPP is encoded by the exons ATGGAGGCGGCCGCGG AGCCTGGAAACTTGGCCGGCGTCCGGCACATCATCCTCGTCCTCTCGGGAAAGGGGGGTGTTGGGAAAAGCACCATCTCCACGgagctggccctggccctgcgCCACGCGGGCAAAAAG GTGGGGATCCTCGACGTGGACCTGTGTGGCCCCAGCATCCCCCGCATGCTCCGGGCACAGGGCAGGGCTGTGCACCAGTGTGACAGTGGCTGGGTGCCTGTCTTTGTGGACCAGGAGCAGAGCATCTCCCTCATGTCCGTGGGCTTCCTCCTGGAGAAGCCGGACGAGGCCGTGGTGTGGAGAGGCCCCAAGAAGAACG CGCTGATAAAGCAGTTTGTGTCTGACGTGGCCTGGGGACAGCTGGACTACCTGGTTGTGGACACACCCCCAGGGACCTCTGATGAGCACATGGCCACTGTGGATGCCCTGCGCCCCTATAGTCCCCTGGGGGCCCTCGTGGTCACCACACCACAG GCGGTGTCCGTGGGGGACGTGAGGCGGGAGCTGACCTTCTGTAGGAAGACGGGCTTGCGGGTGGTCGGGCTCGTGGAGAACATGAGCGGCTTCGTCTGCCCGCACTGCGCG GCTCTGTGCCCCTGGACCCCGAGCTCACAAGGAGCCTGGAGGAGGGCCGAGACTTCATCCGGGAGTTCCCCAAGAGCCCTGCGTTTCCCGCCCTCTCCTCCATAG
- the SPSB3 gene encoding SPRY domain-containing SOCS box protein 3 isoform X1, with the protein MPFVKLDNGGGARGVLRWLRDRQNSWVRETELGEGPRPGRRVMDVWMALHTLYLVLLQVLAPWCEFLSAMARRPRSSRAWHFVLSAARRDTDARPMALAGTASWGYDSDGQHSDSDSDPEYSSLPPSIPSAVPVTGESFCDCDSQSEASFCSSLHAAHRGKDCRCGEEDEYFDWVWDDLNKSSATLLSCDNRKVNFHMEYSCGTAAIRGTKELGEGQHFWEIKMTSPVYGTDMMVGIGTSDVDLDKYHHTFCSLLGRDEDSWGLSYTGLLHHKGDKTSFSSRFGQGSIIGVHLDTWHGTLTFFKNRKCIGVAATKLQNKKFYPMVCSTAAKSSMKVIRSCASITSLQYLCCYRLRQLRPDSGDTLEGLPLPPGLKQVLHHKLGWVLSMSCGRRKSPAPSPKASAGPSSPETRRCQRKRCRRT; encoded by the exons ATGCCATTTGTCAAACTCGACAATGGAGGAGGAGCCAGGGGCGTTTTGAGATGGCTGCGGGACAGGCAAAACAGCTGGGTTCGGGAGACTGAGCTGGGAGAGGGACCGAGACCGGGCCGGAGAGTCATGGATGTCTGGATGGCGTTGCACACGCTCTACCTGGTTCTCCTCCAGGTGCTCGCACCCTGGTGTGAG tttctgtcGGCCATGGCCAGGCGCCCCCGGAGCAGCAGAGCGTGGCATTTTGTGCTGAGTGCAGCGCGCCGAGACACAGACGCCCGGCCCATGGCTCTGGCCGGGACCGCCAGCTGGGGCTACGACTCTGATGGGCAG CACAGTGACTCAGACTCAGACCCCGAGTACTCATCCCTGCCGCCGTCCATCCCCAGCGCGGTGCCTGTCACTGGGGAGTCCTTCTGCGACTGTGACAGTCAGAGTGAGGCCTCCTTCTGCAGCAGCCTGCACGCAGCGCACCGGGGCAAGGACTGCCGCTGCGGGGAGGAGGATGAGT ATTTCGACTGGGTCTGGGACGACCTGAATAAGTCCTCGGCCACTCTGCTGAGCTGCGACAATCGGAAGGTCAATTTCCACATGGAGTACAGCTGTGGCACGGCAGCCATCCGGGGCAccaaggagctgggggagggccAGCACTTCTGGGAGATCAAGATGACCTCACCCGTCTACGGCACCGACATG ATGGTGGGCATTGGGACGTCAGACGTGGACCTGGACAAGTACCACCACACGTTCTGCAGCCTGCTCGGCAGGGACGAGGACAGCTGGGGCCTCTCCTACACGG GCCTCCTCCACCACAAGGGCGACAAGACGAGCTTCTCCTCAAGGTTTGGCCAGGGCTCCATCATCGGGGTGCACCTGGACACCTGGCATGGCACGCTGACCTTCTTCAAGAACAGGAAGTGCATAG GGGTGGCGGCCACCAAGCTGCAGAATAAGAAGTTCTACCCGATGGTGTGCTCGACGGCGGCCAAGAGCAGCATGAAGGTGATCCGCTCGTGCGCCAGCATCACCTCCCTGCAGTACCTGTGCTGCTACCGCCTGCGCCAGCTGCGGCCCGACTCGGGGGACACGCTCGAGGGCCTGCCGCTGCCACCTGGCCTCAAGCAGGTGCTGCACCACAAGCTGGGCTGGGTCCTGAGCATGAGCTGTGGCCGCCGCAAGTCCCCGGCACCGTCGCCCAAGGCCTCGGCCGGTCCCAGCAGCCCTGAGACCCGGCGCTGCCAGAGGAAGCGCTGTCGACGGACCTAA
- the SPSB3 gene encoding SPRY domain-containing SOCS box protein 3 isoform X2, with translation MARRPRSSRAWHFVLSAARRDTDARPMALAGTASWGYDSDGQHSDSDSDPEYSSLPPSIPSAVPVTGESFCDCDSQSEASFCSSLHAAHRGKDCRCGEEDEYFDWVWDDLNKSSATLLSCDNRKVNFHMEYSCGTAAIRGTKELGEGQHFWEIKMTSPVYGTDMMVGIGTSDVDLDKYHHTFCSLLGRDEDSWGLSYTGLLHHKGDKTSFSSRFGQGSIIGVHLDTWHGTLTFFKNRKCIGVAATKLQNKKFYPMVCSTAAKSSMKVIRSCASITSLQYLCCYRLRQLRPDSGDTLEGLPLPPGLKQVLHHKLGWVLSMSCGRRKSPAPSPKASAGPSSPETRRCQRKRCRRT, from the exons ATGGCCAGGCGCCCCCGGAGCAGCAGAGCGTGGCATTTTGTGCTGAGTGCAGCGCGCCGAGACACAGACGCCCGGCCCATGGCTCTGGCCGGGACCGCCAGCTGGGGCTACGACTCTGATGGGCAG CACAGTGACTCAGACTCAGACCCCGAGTACTCATCCCTGCCGCCGTCCATCCCCAGCGCGGTGCCTGTCACTGGGGAGTCCTTCTGCGACTGTGACAGTCAGAGTGAGGCCTCCTTCTGCAGCAGCCTGCACGCAGCGCACCGGGGCAAGGACTGCCGCTGCGGGGAGGAGGATGAGT ATTTCGACTGGGTCTGGGACGACCTGAATAAGTCCTCGGCCACTCTGCTGAGCTGCGACAATCGGAAGGTCAATTTCCACATGGAGTACAGCTGTGGCACGGCAGCCATCCGGGGCAccaaggagctgggggagggccAGCACTTCTGGGAGATCAAGATGACCTCACCCGTCTACGGCACCGACATG ATGGTGGGCATTGGGACGTCAGACGTGGACCTGGACAAGTACCACCACACGTTCTGCAGCCTGCTCGGCAGGGACGAGGACAGCTGGGGCCTCTCCTACACGG GCCTCCTCCACCACAAGGGCGACAAGACGAGCTTCTCCTCAAGGTTTGGCCAGGGCTCCATCATCGGGGTGCACCTGGACACCTGGCATGGCACGCTGACCTTCTTCAAGAACAGGAAGTGCATAG GGGTGGCGGCCACCAAGCTGCAGAATAAGAAGTTCTACCCGATGGTGTGCTCGACGGCGGCCAAGAGCAGCATGAAGGTGATCCGCTCGTGCGCCAGCATCACCTCCCTGCAGTACCTGTGCTGCTACCGCCTGCGCCAGCTGCGGCCCGACTCGGGGGACACGCTCGAGGGCCTGCCGCTGCCACCTGGCCTCAAGCAGGTGCTGCACCACAAGCTGGGCTGGGTCCTGAGCATGAGCTGTGGCCGCCGCAAGTCCCCGGCACCGTCGCCCAAGGCCTCGGCCGGTCCCAGCAGCCCTGAGACCCGGCGCTGCCAGAGGAAGCGCTGTCGACGGACCTAA
- the EME2 gene encoding probable crossover junction endonuclease EME2 isoform X1, which produces MARVGPGRARGSRRGRSQRRPPTWEISDSDAEGPAGSEADSEAAARARAPAEERGAAAQALRLLRPEQAVRRLVVRVDPAILEDAGADILMEALGTLGCEYQVEPQCPARSLRWCRVKPDPCPRSVPPEVWAADEQDLLLLLEPEEFLQGVVQLTQICGPTCSVPWVPPESHACPHLAVIGLDAYLWSRQPSTQEMRQPKNPAVACAELAVGWPEVEEALVLLQLWANLDVLLVASWQELSQHVCAFTKALAQRPFRQHRESQAFSFCVAGRWAAGEQVARDGTGLRGAWRQQITQFNRVSPAVAEAVVSAFPSPRLLQQAYAACSTEQERLALLADLPVEAGEGVRPRRVGPDLSRRIYLFLTTTDPDLLLDLGS; this is translated from the exons ATGGCGAGGGTCGGGCCCGGGAGAGCCAGGGGCTCGCGCCGGGGCCGGAGCCAGCGGCGGCCCCCGACCTGGGAGATCTCGGACTCGGACGCCGAGGGCCCCGCCGGCTCGGAAGCCGACTCGGAGGCCGCCGCGAGGGCCCGGGCCCCGGCGGAGGAGCGCGGGGCGGCGGCCCAGGCGCTGCGGCTGCTGCGGCCCGAGCAGGCTGTGCGGCGCCTGGTGGTGCGCGTGGACCCAG CCATCCTGGAAGATGCTGGCGCCGACATCCTGATGGAGGCCCTGGGCACCCTGGGCTGTGAGTACCAAGTGGAGCCCCAGTGCCCGGCCCGGAGCCTCAGGTGGTGCAGAGTGAAGCCAGACCCTTGCCCCCGCAGT GTGCCTCCTGAGGTGTGGGCTGCAGATGAGCAggacctcctgctgctgctggagcCCGAGGAGTTTCTGCAGGGTGTCGTCCAGCTGACCCAG ATCTGTGGCCCAACCTGCTCAGTGCCCTGGGTCCCTCCTGAGAGCCATGCCTGCCCCCACCTGGCTGTCATCGGGCTGGACGCCTACCTGTG GTCCCGCCAGCCCAGCACCCAGGAGATGCGGCAACCAAAGAATCCAGCGGTGGCCTGTGCTGAGCTGGCAGTCGGGTGGCCCGAGgtggaggag GCCCTGGTGCTCCTACAGCTCTGGGCGAACCTGGACGTGCTGCTGGTGGCCTCCTGGCAGGAGCTGAGTCAGCACGTGTGCGCCTTCACCAAGGCCCTCGCCCAGCGCCCCTTCCG GCAGCACCGGGAGTCCCAAGCCTTCTCCTTCTGCGTGGCAGGGCGCTGGGCCGCAGGCGAGCAAGTAGCAAGAGATGGCACAGGGCTGCGGGGGGCCTGGCGGCAGCAGATTACACAGTTCAACCGGGTCAGCCCAGCCGTGGCCGAGGCTGTCGTCtccgccttcccctcccctcgcCTTCTGCAGCAG GCATATGCAGCTTGCAGCACGGAGCAGGAGCGCCTGGCCCTCCTGGCGGACCTCCCCGTGGAGGCGGGCGAGGGTGTGCGGCCCCGGAGGGTGGGGCCTGACCTTTCGCGCCGCATCTACCTCTTCTTGACTACCACTGACCCTGACCTCCTGCTGGACCTGGGCTCCTGA
- the EME2 gene encoding probable crossover junction endonuclease EME2 isoform X2: MARVGPGRARGSRRGRSQRRPPTWEISDSDAEGPAGSEADSEAAARARAPAEERGAAAQALRLLRPEQAVRRLVVRVDPAILEDAGADILMEALGTLGCEYQVEPQCPARSLRWCRVKPDPCPRSPCPWMSPQVPPEVWAADEQDLLLLLEPEEFLQGVVQLTQICGPTCSVPWVPPESHACPHLAVIGLDAYLWSRQPSTQEMRQPKNPAVACAELAVGWPEVEEALVLLQLWANLDVLLVASWQELSQHVCAFTKALAQRPFRQHRESQAFSFCVAGRWAAGEQVARDGTGLRGAWRQQITQFNRVSPAVAEAVVSAFPSPRLLQQAYAACSTEQERLALLADLPVEAGEGVRPRRVGPDLSRRIYLFLTTTDPDLLLDLGS; this comes from the exons ATGGCGAGGGTCGGGCCCGGGAGAGCCAGGGGCTCGCGCCGGGGCCGGAGCCAGCGGCGGCCCCCGACCTGGGAGATCTCGGACTCGGACGCCGAGGGCCCCGCCGGCTCGGAAGCCGACTCGGAGGCCGCCGCGAGGGCCCGGGCCCCGGCGGAGGAGCGCGGGGCGGCGGCCCAGGCGCTGCGGCTGCTGCGGCCCGAGCAGGCTGTGCGGCGCCTGGTGGTGCGCGTGGACCCAG CCATCCTGGAAGATGCTGGCGCCGACATCCTGATGGAGGCCCTGGGCACCCTGGGCTGTGAGTACCAAGTGGAGCCCCAGTGCCCGGCCCGGAGCCTCAGGTGGTGCAGAGTGAAGCCAGACCCTTGCCCCCGCAGT ccGTGCCCCTGGATGTCCCCACAGGTGCCTCCTGAGGTGTGGGCTGCAGATGAGCAggacctcctgctgctgctggagcCCGAGGAGTTTCTGCAGGGTGTCGTCCAGCTGACCCAG ATCTGTGGCCCAACCTGCTCAGTGCCCTGGGTCCCTCCTGAGAGCCATGCCTGCCCCCACCTGGCTGTCATCGGGCTGGACGCCTACCTGTG GTCCCGCCAGCCCAGCACCCAGGAGATGCGGCAACCAAAGAATCCAGCGGTGGCCTGTGCTGAGCTGGCAGTCGGGTGGCCCGAGgtggaggag GCCCTGGTGCTCCTACAGCTCTGGGCGAACCTGGACGTGCTGCTGGTGGCCTCCTGGCAGGAGCTGAGTCAGCACGTGTGCGCCTTCACCAAGGCCCTCGCCCAGCGCCCCTTCCG GCAGCACCGGGAGTCCCAAGCCTTCTCCTTCTGCGTGGCAGGGCGCTGGGCCGCAGGCGAGCAAGTAGCAAGAGATGGCACAGGGCTGCGGGGGGCCTGGCGGCAGCAGATTACACAGTTCAACCGGGTCAGCCCAGCCGTGGCCGAGGCTGTCGTCtccgccttcccctcccctcgcCTTCTGCAGCAG GCATATGCAGCTTGCAGCACGGAGCAGGAGCGCCTGGCCCTCCTGGCGGACCTCCCCGTGGAGGCGGGCGAGGGTGTGCGGCCCCGGAGGGTGGGGCCTGACCTTTCGCGCCGCATCTACCTCTTCTTGACTACCACTGACCCTGACCTCCTGCTGGACCTGGGCTCCTGA
- the MRPS34 gene encoding small ribosomal subunit protein mS34, which produces MARKKVRPRLIAELARRVRALREQRERPRDSQRYALDYETLTRPPSGRRLPARAWSDARRESRLLQLLGRLPLFGLGRLVTRKSWLWQHDEPCYWRLTRVRPDYTAQNLDHGKAWGILTFKGRTESEAREIEQVMYHDWRLVPKHEEAAFTAFTPVPEDTPRSVPYPPLLRAMILAERQKNGDSSTEEPMLNLERAGIGPWDYPAKQKAKRKAKGTPV; this is translated from the exons atGGCGCGGAAGAAGGTGCGGCCGCGGCTGATCGCCGAGCTGGCCCGGCGCGTGCGGGCCCTGCGCGAGCAGCGGGAGCGGCCGCGCGACTCGCAGCGCTACGCCCTGGACTACGAGACGCTGACGCGGCCGCCCTCGGGCCGCCGGCTGCCCGCGCGGGCCTGGAGCGACGCGCGCCGCGAGAGCCGCCTCCTGCAGCTGCTCGGCCGCCTGCCGCTCTTCGGCCTGGGCCGCCTGGTCACGCGCAAGTCCTGGCTGTGGCAGCACGACGAGCCGTGCTACTGGCGCCTCACGCGCGTGCGGCCCGACTACACGGCGCAG AACTTGGACCACGGGAAGGCCTGGGGCATCCTGACCTTCAAGG GAAGGACGGAGAGCGAGGCTCGGGAGATCGAGCAGGTCATGTACCACGACTGGCGGCTGGTGCCCAAGCACGAGGAGGCCGCCTTCACGGCTTTCACGCCGGTGCCCGAGGACACTCCGCGCTCTGTGCCCTACCCGCCCCTCCTCCGGGCCATGATCCTAGCAGAGCGACAGAAAAACGGGGACAGCAGCACCGAGGAGCCTATGCTGAATCTGGAGAGGGCAGGCATTGGTCCCTGGGACTACCCTGCGAAACAGAAGGCGAAGAGAAAGGCCAAGGGCACCCCCGTCTGA